The Alosa sapidissima isolate fAloSap1 chromosome 5, fAloSap1.pri, whole genome shotgun sequence genome has a window encoding:
- the LOC121710113 gene encoding cysteine-rich and transmembrane domain-containing protein 1-like gives MNYDQPPPYAGPGPSAPGYAGPSAPGYAGPSAPGYPAYPAQGYQAQGYPVPPDGAHPGYPNYPPGPPGVYPAQPGYQGYQVPPQPQYGWQDAPPGAMYGQPKNTVYVVEQQQRPADSGPDAGTCLTACWAALCCCCLWDMMT, from the exons ATGAACTACGATCAGCCACCTCCCTATGCGGGCCCTGGCCCCTCTGCCCCTGGTTACGCCGGGCCCTCTGCTCCTGGTTACGCCGGGCCCTCTGCTCCGGGCTACCCTGCATATCCTGCACAAGGGTACCAGGCTCAAGGGTACCCAGTCCCTCCAGATGGGGCTCACCCAGGCTACCCTAACTATCCACCCGGGCCCCCGGGGGTGTACCCAGCACAGCCGGGCTACCAGGGATACCAGGTGCCTCCACAACCGCAGTATGGATGGCAGGATGCCCCACCAGGAGCAATGTATGGGCAGCCCAAAAACACAG TGTATGTGgtggagcagcagcagcgtccAGCTGACTCTGGGCCTGACGCTGGGACCTGCCTGACCGCCTGCTGGGCGGCCCTCTGCTGCTGTTGCCTGTGGGACATGATGACCTGA